The following DNA comes from Corynebacterium atrinae.
GAGCCTAAGAGCTCATTAAGAAGTTCAATTGTTTGGTCTATCTTGGAAATCAATGATTCGATTTGGTCCAGAATCCTCGCGATCCGCCGTTGCTCGTCAAGCGGGGGGAGGAGAATCTGGAAGTCGAGAAGGATATCCTCCTTGATTCTTTGTCGATTCGTGGCTCCACTGCTTCGCGACCGTGCCATCTCAGCGAGTATGCGAGTTTTTAGGAAGTGCTCCAGAAATTTCGGATTGCATAGTGAAATATCAATGTTGAAGACTGGAAAATCCTTGGAGACGACGGATCCATCTAACTTCTGCGGGACAATGGCAAAAGCCCCATTTCTAGCATCAATTCGAGAGTAGATGAACTGACCTGCTGATACTCGGTAGCCGGTGAAAGGTCTTGGGGTTTTTCCTGTCCCGATCGATCGACGGACCGCACCTTCACCGTGGAGTTTGACGGTGATGAAAGCCTCAACGTCCGGCGTCGAGATTCTTTCTGGTGTGTTCGCGGTGGTGAGGAAATCCCCCAACCTCACTATCGGCCACTCGTGCTCCGCAGTCACTTCCGCTCACCTCGCAGCATCTGGTCCAGCTCATCGATGCCAGCGGTGATTTCGGAATCGAGGGCACGGATCTCAGCAAGGATCTCCAAGGGATCGCGGGTGCCGGCGGCCTCGAAGACGATCTCCTTGTAGCGGTTCATGGAGAGGTCGTAGTTGGCGTTGCGGATCTCGTCGATAGGGACGGCGAAAGACTGTTCAGTACGGGCACGGTCGCGTTCGGGCCCGGTACGCTGTGCCCATCTGTTGAGCACGTCGGGGAGGTTGTTGCTTTCATGCTGCTCGGGGGTGAGGGTAGTGGGGTCGAGATGCTCGTCGACGAGTTCGGGGTCGGGTTCCTTTTCGAGGGGGACCGGGCCGAGGAGGTGAGGTGCCAGGAGTGGGGTGCGCTTGTCGTCGAGGGAGTAGCCGTCGGCGCGGACCTCGTAGAACCACACATCCTCCGTGCCGCCGCTGTTCGTTTTGGTGAAGCACAGGATCGCGGTGGATACCCCGGAGTAGGGCTTGAATGTGCCGGAGGGGAGTTTGATGATGGCGTCGAGGCGGTGGTCGTCGATAAGCTGTTTACGCAGTGCTTTGTGCGCGCGGGTGGAACCGAAGAGCACACCCTCGGGGACGATGACTGCGGCCCGCCCGCCGGGGCGCAGCAGCTGAAGGAAACGCTGCACGAACAGCAGCTCCGTCTTCTTAGAGGTGAACTTCTCCGACAACGCCGGATCGAGGGCATTGGCATCGATGGAACCGGCGAACGGTGGGTTAGCCAGCACGATGTCGTAATTTTCGTCGTGGCCAGACGGGAGCTGCTGCAAGGAATCCTGGTACGAGATCTGCGGATCAGTGACACCGTGCATGAACATGTTCATCGCGGCGATGCGGACCATCGTGGCATCGAAATCGAACCCCGTCAGAGCCTGGATGGGGAAGAACTCGCGGGTGCGGGGATCGAGAAGCGCGTCCCTGTGATGGTCCTTCGTCCACTCGGCGGAGCCAACGAGGAAGCCAGCGGTGCCGCAGGCGGGATCAATGACCCGCTCGTGCGGGGCCGGCGCCATGAGGTTGAC
Coding sequences within:
- a CDS encoding HsdM family class I SAM-dependent methyltransferase, which translates into the protein MITGPLRNQVDRIWDAFWSGGISNPMTVIEQFTFLLFLKQLDERQASAEFQRTLGVDAADVIPANSLHLRWRELMQIPDGSQRRQVIDTEVFPFLREGLGSAGFARHMRNATFGIDSPGTLLTVMELIDALSFPNKDMAGDLYEYMLSKLAASGTNGQFRTVSHVIDLMVNLMAPAPHERVIDPACGTAGFLVGSAEWTKDHHRDALLDPRTREFFPIQALTGFDFDATMVRIAAMNMFMHGVTDPQISYQDSLQQLPSGHDENYDIVLANPPFAGSIDANALDPALSEKFTSKKTELLFVQRFLQLLRPGGRAAVIVPEGVLFGSTRAHKALRKQLIDDHRLDAIIKLPSGTFKPYSGVSTAILCFTKTNSGGTEDVWFYEVRADGYSLDDKRTPLLAPHLLGPVPLEKEPDPELVDEHLDPTTLTPEQHESNNLPDVLNRWAQRTGPERDRARTEQSFAVPIDEIRNANYDLSMNRYKEIVFEAAGTRDPLEILAEIRALDSEITAGIDELDQMLRGERK